From the genome of Calonectris borealis unplaced genomic scaffold, bCalBor7.hap1.2 HAP1_SCAFFOLD_320, whole genome shotgun sequence, one region includes:
- the LOC142077601 gene encoding glutamate receptor ionotropic, NMDA 2D-like codes for MSPRVPAPASRMLFALALACASPFLEPRPEGSRRALNVAVILSGASYGPAGPRLAPAAFRNFSLDVNPVGVVLNDTNPRSLIVRLCDVLSSLRIHGVVFEDDTRSEAVAQILDFISAQTSVPIIGINGGSAIVLTPKEKGSTFLQLGSSTEQQLQVIFEVLEEYDWTAFAVVTTLFPGYEDFVDYVEVLTDSSFIGWEHRGVLTLNLTDDPEGTRLRRQLREVSAQIRLLYCSREEAEAIFRAARDAGLAGPGYIWFVVGTNLGGSDQLPEHLPAGLFAVLSAGWRDDLQHRVHNGVAIVAKGAEALLRDYGFIPEFNNDCRAPNVTQINDNLHRYFMNITWGQKDFSFNEDGYLVNPSLVVISLNKERSWEVVGSWEHRILRMKYPVWSRYGKFLQPVDDDQHLTVATLEERPFVIVENIDPATGTCIRDSVPCRKQLNRTAGPPPEPALFEKKCCKGFCIDILKRLARAVGFTYDLYLVTNGKHGKKIDGVWNGMVGEVFYRRADMAIGSLTINEERSEIIDFSVPFVETGISVMVSRSNGTVSPSAFLEPYSPAVWVMMFVMCLTVVAVTVFIFEYFSPVGYNRSLATGQRAGGSKFTIGKSIWLLWALVFNNSVPVENPKGTTSKIMVLVWAFFAVIFLASYTANLAAFMIQEEYVDTVSGLSDRKFQRPQEQYPPLKFGTVPNGSTEKNIRSNYPDMHSYMVKYNQRGVEDALHHLKTGKLDAFIYDAAVLNYMARKEEGCKLVTIGSGKVFASTGYGIALQRGSRWKRPVDLALLQLLGD; via the exons ATGAGCCCCCGGGTCCCCGCCCCCGCCAGCAGGATGCTCTTCGCCCTGGCCCTGGCCTGCGCCAGCCCCTTCCTGGAGCCGCGGCCGGAGGGGAGCCGGCGGGCGCTCAACGTGGCCGTCATCCTCAGCGGAGCCTCCTACGGCCCCGCCGGACCCCGCCTGGCCCCCGCCGCCTTCCGGAACTTTTCCTTAGACGTTAATCCCGTTGGAGTTGTGTTAAACGATACCAACCCCCGGAGTTTGATCGTCCGACTCTGCGACGTCCTTTCCTCCCTCCGCATCCACGGCGTCGTCTTCGAGGACGACACCCGCTCCGAGGCCGTGGCTCAGATCCTCGACTTCATCTCCGCCCAGACCTCCGTGCCCATCATCGGCATCAACGGCGGCTCCGCCATCGTCCTCACGCCcaag gAGAAGGGCTCCACCTTCCTCCAGCTGGGCTCCTCCAccgagcagcagctgcaggtgaTCTTCGAGGTGCTGGAGGAGTACGACTGGACGGCCTTCGCCGTCGTCACCACCCTCTTCCCCGGCTACGAGGACTTTGTGGACTACGTGGAGGTCTTGACCGACAGCAGCTTCATCGGGTGGGAACACCGCGGCGTCCTCACCCTCAATTTGACCGACGACCCCGAGGGGACGCGGTTGCGCCGGCAGTTACGTGAGGTCAGCGCCCAAATCCGTCTCCTCTACTGCTCGCGGGAAGAAGCCGAGGCCATTTTCCGAGCGGCGCGAGACGCCGGTTTAGCCGGTCCCGGTTACATCTGGTTCGTGGTTGGTACCAACCTCGGGGGAAGCGATCAATTACCGGAACATCTCCCCGCCGGTTTATTCGCGGTGTTGTCGGCCGGTTGGCGGGATGACCTACAACACCGGGTACACAACGGGGTGGCCATCGTGGCCAAGGGCGCCGAGGCGCTGCTGCGCGACTACGGCTTCATCCCCGAGTTCAACAACGACTGTCGGGCCCCCAACGTCACCCAGATCAACGACAACCTCCACCg GTACTTCATGAACATCACCTGGGGGCAGAAGGATTTCTCCTTTAACGAGGACGGCTACCTCGTCAACCCCTCGCTGGTTGTTATCTCCCTCAACAAGGAGCGGAGCTGGGAGGTG GTGGGCAGCTGGGAACACCGGATCCTGCGGATGAAGTACCCGGTTTGGTCGCGTTACGGTAAATTCCTCCAACCGGTGGACGATGACCAACACCTGACGGTGGCCACGCTGGAGGAGCGACCCTTCGTCATCGTGGAGAACATCGACCCCGCCACCGGCACCTGCATCCGCGACTCCGTCCCCTGCCGCAAGCAGCTCAACCGCACCGCCGG ccccccgccggaGCCGGCGCTCTTCGAGAAGAAGTGCTGCAAGGGCTTCTGCATCGACATCCTCAAGCGCTTGGCGCGCGCCGTCGGCTTCACCTACGACCTCTACCTGGTCACCAACGGCAAGCACGGCAAGAAGATCGACGGCGTCTGGAACGGCATGGTGGGAgag GTCTTTTACCGCCGAGCCGACATGGCCATCGGCTCGTTAACCATTAACGAAGAACGCTCCGAAATCATCGATTTCTCCGTCCCCTTCGTGGAGACGGGGATCAGCGTCATGGTCTCCCGCAGCAACGGCACCGTCTCCCCCTCCGCCTTCCTGG AGCCCTACAGCCCGGCCGTCTGGGTGATGATGTTCGTCATGTGCCTGACGGTGGTGGCCGTCACCGTCTTCATCTTCGAGTACTTCAGCCCCGTGGGCTACAACCGCAGCCTGGCCACCGGCCAGC gcgCGGGGGGCTCCAAGTTCACCATCGGCAAGTCCATCTGGCTGCTGTGGGCGCTGGTCTTCAACAACTCGGTGCCGGTGGAGAACCCCAAGGGCACCACCAGCAAGATCATGGTGCTGGTCTGGGCCTTCTTCGCCGTCATCTTCCTCGCCAGCTACACCGCCAACCTGGCCGCCTTCATGATCCAGGAGGAGTACGTTGACACCGTCTCGGGGCTCAGCGACCGCAAG TTCCAGCGCCCGCAGGAGCAGTACCCCCCGCTGAAGTTCGGGACGGTGCCCAACGGCAGCACCGAGAAGAACATCCGCAGCAACTACCCCGACATGCACAGCTACATGGTCAAGTACAACCAGCGCGGCGTGGAGGACGCCCTGCACCACCTCAAGACCGG